GCCGCTGATGATGCTGGGTCTGTGGTATTGGTCGAAGTCGGCCACCACCCCGGCGCGCGGCGCAGCCGTTCTGCACCGCCTTATTGGTTTTAGCGTGGCCTTCTTGCTGGCTTTGCCGGCTGCCACCGTCTTGAAGCTATGGCTTGACTTTCCACGCCCGCCTGCCGTCCTCGGCGACCTGGTGCGCGTCACCGGTGAGATTGAGTGGCACTACAGCCTACCCAGCGGGCACGCCATCTATGCCGCGCTGGTGGTTGGCGCGCTCTGGCCTTTAATGGGCCGTCGTGGCCGCATCGGTTTGGTACTCTACGCGGCGTTGGTTGGTTGGTCACGCATCGCAGCCGGAATGCACTTCCCCGCCGACGTGTTGGCGGGGTGGGTGTTCGGATTGAGTTGTACGGCGCTCGCCGGGTGGCTGATGCCGCTGGCCGCCCCTGTCTGGCAATCGGTTCGCCGCACGTCCGCCTGGGTCTGGTATGCAATGGCCGCCAGCGCGGCGCTGGCGGATCAGCTCGCGAAGTTCGCTATCACC
This genomic stretch from Sphingopyxis fribergensis harbors:
- the lspA gene encoding signal peptidase II, encoding MNWKPFLYDWGGLNVALFQAINAGTPAAMDPLAWVFSIVGSYWTAPLMMLGLWYWSKSATTPARGAAVLHRLIGFSVAFLLALPAATVLKLWLDFPRPPAVLGDLVRVTGEIEWHYSLPSGHAIYAALVVGALWPLMGRRGRIGLVLYAALVGWSRIAAGMHFPADVLAGWVFGLSCTALAGWLMPLAAPVWQSVRRTSAWVWYAMAASAALADQLAKFAITRTFSHGEQVAVTPFFNLVYVLNPGAAFSFLANAGGWQRYFFITLGLAVSAWLGGMLWQQRPHLQAVGYSLILGGALGNVADRVLRSSVVDFVDVHWRQTHWPAFNLADMAISLGVFCLGFVDKGYP